Proteins from a genomic interval of uncultured Desulfuromusa sp.:
- a CDS encoding branched-chain amino acid ABC transporter permease, protein MIQNLKQSLLVSIWFVFLTFPLMVVRVNTMDQVVVWRWMNMLWVALASFVLSYFWRYMMTRQQLRKKVADEGIETRSKLQLLLEDMSFRYKAMGVLLVAALIFPQVFDTYQSTIMISALIYVVLGLGLNISVGLAGLLDLGYVAFFGVGAYSYALLNHHFDLGFWITLPIGGILGCLFGIVLGFPILRLRGDYLAIVTLGFGMIFKVVMENWDSLSFGPSGIANIDKPSLFGMDMSLADSTIYIYYIMIVLVIFTILVTNRLKNSRIGRAWIAMREDEIACVAMGIDMARTKLSAYALGAFWAGMVGVLFAAKTTFINPASFTFMESAIILSIVVLGGMGSILGVILGAFILILLPEYMRAFSEYRMLAFGAAMVLMMIFRPQGIISNLRQIYQYKGLKDKTNNG, encoded by the coding sequence ATGATACAGAATTTAAAACAATCACTGTTGGTATCGATCTGGTTTGTTTTTTTGACCTTTCCACTCATGGTCGTCCGCGTTAATACGATGGACCAGGTGGTCGTCTGGCGCTGGATGAATATGCTTTGGGTGGCACTTGCGAGTTTCGTCCTCTCCTATTTCTGGCGTTACATGATGACGCGTCAGCAATTACGGAAAAAGGTTGCTGACGAAGGGATAGAGACGCGTAGCAAATTGCAGCTTTTGCTGGAAGACATGTCCTTTCGCTATAAGGCAATGGGTGTGTTATTGGTGGCAGCACTGATATTCCCACAGGTCTTTGATACTTATCAAAGCACCATTATGATTTCGGCATTGATCTATGTCGTTTTGGGATTAGGGCTGAACATCAGTGTCGGATTGGCCGGATTGCTGGATCTTGGTTATGTGGCTTTTTTTGGTGTCGGTGCCTATTCCTATGCACTTCTAAACCACCACTTTGATCTCGGTTTCTGGATTACGTTGCCGATTGGCGGGATTCTTGGCTGTCTTTTCGGGATTGTTCTGGGCTTCCCTATTTTACGATTGCGGGGTGACTACCTGGCGATAGTAACCTTGGGATTCGGGATGATTTTCAAGGTGGTGATGGAAAACTGGGACAGTTTGTCTTTTGGCCCAAGCGGGATTGCCAATATCGACAAACCCAGTTTGTTTGGTATGGATATGAGTCTGGCCGATTCTACGATCTATATCTATTATATTATGATTGTTCTGGTGATCTTTACTATCCTGGTGACCAACCGTTTAAAAAACAGCAGGATCGGTCGAGCCTGGATCGCTATGCGTGAAGACGAGATTGCTTGCGTTGCTATGGGAATTGACATGGCTCGAACCAAGTTATCCGCTTATGCCCTTGGCGCTTTCTGGGCAGGAATGGTTGGTGTTCTTTTTGCTGCAAAAACAACCTTTATTAACCCAGCCAGTTTTACTTTCATGGAGTCGGCAATCATTCTTTCGATTGTGGTTCTTGGGGGAATGGGATCAATTCTGGGCGTTATTCTCGGGGCATTTATATTGATACTTCTCCCTGAATATATGCGTGCGTTTTCTGAATATAGAATGCTGGCTTTTGGAGCGGCGATGGTGTTGATGATGATTTTCCGTCCTCAGGGAATTATTAGTAATCTTCGACAGATTTACCAATATAAAGGTTTGAAGGATAAGACGAACAATGGCTGA
- a CDS encoding ABC transporter ATP-binding protein: protein MAEKKHKLLDVRGLTMDFGGLRAVDSVTLEVHEGEIAALIGPNGAGKTTFFNCITGIYNPTKGDILLHPKGLDSRRLNGLKPNKVTEMGLARTFQNIRLFPDMTVLENVMIGRHCRTKAGIFRAIIKDKSVREEEQLIVESSYQLLEKVGLENFANDFSKNLPYGAQRRLEIARAMATDPFLLLLDEPAAGMNPQETDELDCLIRKISEEEKIAILLIEHDMKLVMNISNPIYVMEYGKKIAEGSPQEIKDNPKVVEAYLGEETDA from the coding sequence ATGGCTGAAAAAAAACATAAGTTATTGGATGTTAGGGGGCTGACGATGGATTTCGGCGGTCTCCGGGCAGTCGACAGTGTCACTCTGGAAGTCCACGAAGGCGAGATTGCAGCGCTGATTGGTCCGAATGGCGCCGGTAAAACCACTTTTTTTAACTGTATAACCGGGATATATAACCCTACAAAGGGTGATATTCTGCTGCATCCCAAAGGATTGGATTCTCGTCGCTTAAACGGTTTAAAGCCAAACAAGGTGACGGAGATGGGATTAGCGCGAACCTTTCAGAACATTCGTCTGTTTCCGGATATGACGGTTCTTGAAAATGTCATGATCGGACGCCATTGCCGCACCAAGGCTGGTATTTTTAGGGCAATCATCAAGGACAAAAGTGTTCGAGAGGAAGAACAGCTTATCGTTGAGTCAAGTTATCAACTGCTTGAAAAAGTCGGTCTGGAAAATTTTGCTAACGATTTTTCCAAAAATCTTCCCTATGGAGCACAGAGACGACTGGAAATTGCCAGAGCCATGGCAACGGATCCTTTCCTGCTGTTACTGGATGAACCCGCTGCAGGAATGAACCCTCAGGAGACCGATGAACTTGATTGTCTGATTCGCAAGATCAGTGAAGAAGAAAAAATTGCAATTTTGCTAATTGAACATGATATGAAGTTAGTTATGAATATTTCTAATCCTATATATGTCATGGAATACGGTAAAAAAATAGCTGAAGGAAGTCCTCAGGAAATCAAGGACAATCCAAAGGTTGTTGAGGCTTATCTGGGAGAAGAAACAGATGCTTAA
- a CDS encoding ABC transporter ATP-binding protein, with product MLKLQNIQTYYGNIQALKDVTIEIKEGEIVALIGANGAGKTTTLMSICGITPPRSGEIFLDGDPLKGVSADKIVQKGIVQVPEGRRIFPDLTVQENLEMGAFLRKNKRLIQQDLNYVMTLFPILENRRNQLGGTLSGGEQQMLAISRALMARPRILLLDEPSLGLAPLIIKQIFEIIRKINKESNTTIFLVEQNANQALKLADRGYVMENGRITLVDSAEKLLENDDVRKAYLGM from the coding sequence ATGCTTAAATTACAGAATATCCAAACATACTATGGAAATATTCAAGCACTTAAAGATGTTACGATTGAGATCAAAGAGGGAGAGATTGTGGCCCTTATCGGTGCCAATGGAGCGGGGAAAACAACGACTCTTATGTCAATTTGCGGTATCACTCCGCCGCGATCCGGTGAAATTTTTCTGGACGGAGATCCTTTAAAAGGTGTGTCTGCCGATAAAATCGTGCAAAAGGGAATTGTTCAGGTTCCTGAAGGGCGAAGAATCTTTCCCGATCTGACTGTGCAGGAAAATCTGGAAATGGGTGCTTTTCTGCGCAAGAATAAACGCCTGATTCAGCAGGATTTGAATTATGTCATGACTTTGTTTCCTATTCTTGAGAATCGGCGGAATCAACTTGGTGGAACACTCTCTGGTGGTGAACAACAGATGCTCGCAATTTCGAGAGCGCTTATGGCTCGGCCACGAATTCTACTGCTTGATGAACCTTCTCTGGGGTTAGCACCGCTAATTATTAAGCAAATTTTTGAAATTATTCGTAAAATAAACAAAGAAAGCAATACGACTATCTTTCTGGTTGAGCAGAATGCAAATCAGGCTTTAAAGTTGGCCGACCGTGGATACGTTATGGAAAATGGACGTATTACCTTGGTTGATTCCGCTGAAAAACTGCTTGAAAATGATGATGTTCGCAAAGCGTATTTAGGGATGTAG
- a CDS encoding diguanylate cyclase: protein MRDLFSTVTKKVIIGYLVIVLFSLLAVGFALFKLHQQTRDTENLVNIEFRTFELVRDLQQNLLAQENIEKQLLILRDPALSELRINRNNEFTRYVLALKRPPLTTEVQDLIKLLNAYRQAVNQLTAVLYLGDWTQAQQLSTDKTVALRVQLLNFLADFRQQQQQKINTELGRLPEHTGAAFQMTVFLSLLGICLSAPVAIAVIVNIHRSVKELKKATQKISAGRFDHYPEITGNDEFAQLANDFALMGQKLTELEQLHLDANPLTLLPGNLAIDREIEMRISNNQPFSHLYIDLDNFKVYSDRYGYKAGSDVLAKVGELLKQIVGEHGSSQDLVGHIGGDDYVILSDISSGELLAQKIIEGFNALVPTFYNEEDRKAGSFAGEDRYGVKRTFPLMTISIAVIASDRYEYPSRLAISQDCARVKEYLKIQEGSNYMLERRK from the coding sequence ATGAGAGATCTATTTTCAACCGTCACTAAAAAAGTCATTATAGGTTATTTGGTTATTGTTCTCTTTAGCCTTTTGGCCGTCGGTTTTGCTTTATTCAAGTTACATCAGCAAACCCGTGATACAGAGAATTTGGTCAATATCGAATTTCGTACTTTCGAGCTTGTTCGTGATTTGCAGCAGAACTTGCTCGCCCAGGAAAATATTGAAAAACAACTGTTAATTCTTCGTGATCCCGCTCTCAGTGAACTGCGAATAAATCGAAATAATGAATTTACACGCTATGTCCTTGCCTTGAAACGACCTCCTCTCACTACGGAAGTGCAGGATTTAATTAAACTTCTAAACGCCTACCGCCAGGCGGTAAATCAATTAACCGCTGTGTTGTATCTTGGTGATTGGACACAAGCACAGCAGCTATCAACTGACAAAACTGTTGCTTTAAGGGTTCAGCTATTAAATTTTCTTGCTGATTTCAGACAGCAACAACAGCAGAAAATCAACACTGAACTGGGCCGCTTACCTGAACATACTGGGGCGGCGTTTCAAATGACTGTTTTTTTGAGTTTGCTGGGTATTTGCCTTTCTGCACCAGTCGCCATTGCTGTTATTGTGAATATTCACCGATCTGTGAAAGAGCTTAAAAAGGCGACCCAGAAAATTTCTGCAGGGAGATTTGACCACTATCCCGAGATTACCGGCAATGACGAGTTTGCACAGCTGGCTAATGATTTTGCTCTGATGGGGCAGAAGTTGACTGAACTGGAGCAATTGCATCTGGATGCCAACCCATTGACATTATTGCCTGGAAACCTGGCGATTGATCGTGAAATCGAAATGCGCATCAGCAATAATCAGCCTTTTTCTCATCTCTATATTGATTTGGATAACTTTAAGGTTTACAGCGATCGTTACGGTTATAAGGCAGGAAGTGATGTCCTTGCCAAAGTCGGGGAGCTGCTTAAACAGATTGTGGGTGAGCATGGAAGTTCACAGGACCTTGTCGGGCATATCGGCGGTGATGATTATGTGATTTTGAGTGATATAAGCTCGGGAGAGTTATTGGCGCAAAAAATTATCGAAGGGTTTAATGCTTTGGTGCCGACTTTTTATAATGAAGAGGATCGTAAGGCGGGTTCCTTTGCTGGTGAGGATCGCTATGGCGTCAAACGAACTTTTCCCCTGATGACGATTTCGATCGCAGTTATTGCCTCAGATCGATATGAATATCCCTCACGACTGGCAATCAGCCAGGATTGTGCCAGAGTCAAGGAGTACCTGAAAATTCAGGAGGGGAGTAACTATATGCTGGAAAGACGAAAATAG
- a CDS encoding NADH:flavin oxidoreductase/NADH oxidase yields the protein MSQLFTPLKLREIVIPNRIFMSPMCQYSSSNGKPQDWHLVHYGSRAVGKCGLVVTEATAVTQEGRISPDDLGIWSDEHAEAFIPIVDFIKAQGSIAGIQLAHAGRKASVSAPWLGGTPLSSENRGWQSLAPSPIPFMADFQTPREATIEDLDNINNQFSAATRRSLQAGFQVVELHAAHGYLLHQFLSPLSNHRTDEFGGSLENRMRFPLRIAKTVRDLWPENLPMFVRISTTDWVDGGWDVEQSLEFCRQLKKLGIDLIDCSSGGLVADAVIPVGPGFQTPMATEIKSQVKIKTAAVGLITEPAQAEQIIVTGLADAVFLGRELLRDPYWPLHAAQILKDNGSWPAQYERAKV from the coding sequence ATGAGCCAACTATTCACACCATTAAAACTTCGTGAAATCGTTATTCCAAATCGAATTTTTATGTCCCCGATGTGCCAGTATTCGAGTTCAAACGGGAAACCACAGGACTGGCACCTGGTTCATTATGGTAGCCGTGCAGTCGGCAAATGTGGGCTTGTCGTCACTGAAGCGACGGCTGTTACTCAAGAAGGAAGAATCAGTCCGGATGATCTTGGTATCTGGAGTGATGAACACGCGGAAGCTTTTATTCCAATAGTCGATTTCATCAAAGCACAAGGTTCTATTGCCGGGATTCAACTTGCTCATGCAGGACGCAAAGCATCGGTTTCCGCTCCCTGGTTGGGAGGAACTCCCCTGTCTTCGGAGAATCGAGGTTGGCAGTCACTGGCTCCCAGTCCAATACCTTTCATGGCAGATTTTCAAACTCCCAGAGAGGCCACGATTGAAGATCTGGACAACATCAACAATCAGTTTTCTGCAGCAACGCGCCGCTCCCTCCAGGCAGGTTTCCAAGTCGTAGAGTTACATGCTGCACACGGATATCTGCTGCATCAATTCCTGTCTCCATTGAGCAACCATCGCACTGATGAGTTTGGTGGATCATTAGAAAACCGCATGCGCTTTCCATTACGGATTGCAAAAACTGTCCGCGATCTCTGGCCGGAAAACCTGCCTATGTTTGTGAGAATTTCGACAACAGATTGGGTCGATGGGGGTTGGGATGTGGAGCAGTCACTCGAGTTCTGTCGACAGTTGAAAAAACTTGGCATTGATCTGATCGATTGTTCATCAGGTGGGCTGGTCGCTGACGCAGTCATACCTGTCGGACCGGGGTTCCAAACCCCCATGGCAACAGAGATAAAGAGTCAAGTTAAAATTAAAACAGCAGCGGTTGGATTAATCACCGAGCCGGCGCAAGCGGAACAGATTATTGTAACAGGGCTTGCAGATGCGGTATTTCTGGGAAGAGAGCTATTGCGTGATCCCTACTGGCCATTACATGCGGCACAGATTCTTAAAGACAATGGTTCCTGGCCGGCACAATACGAGCGGGCAAAAGTCTGA
- a CDS encoding Hsp20/alpha crystallin family protein, translating to MKLAKWDPFREMEAMLDPNSRSLDWPFRGGRDLITKGADWAPRADISETDEGFDIKVEVPGIKREDVKINLENHVLSISGENKQEKEEKGKKFHRIERYYGRFSRSFSLPENVDEEKIEAVFNDGLLNLTIPKTEVKKPKAIEIKVK from the coding sequence ATGAAGCTGGCAAAGTGGGATCCATTCAGAGAGATGGAAGCGATGTTAGATCCGAATTCCCGGTCGTTGGATTGGCCGTTTCGCGGGGGACGTGATTTGATCACAAAAGGGGCCGATTGGGCTCCACGTGCAGACATCAGTGAAACGGATGAAGGTTTTGATATCAAGGTTGAGGTGCCCGGAATTAAACGTGAGGATGTCAAAATTAATCTCGAAAATCACGTGTTGAGCATCAGTGGTGAAAACAAACAGGAAAAAGAAGAGAAGGGGAAGAAATTTCATCGTATTGAACGTTATTATGGTCGCTTCAGCCGCAGTTTTTCCCTGCCGGAAAACGTCGATGAAGAAAAGATTGAGGCTGTTTTCAATGATGGCTTGCTCAATTTGACAATCCCCAAGACTGAAGTGAAAAAGCCCAAGGCGATTGAAATCAAAGTGAAATAA
- a CDS encoding 4-oxalocrotonate tautomerase family protein, with product MPYVNIKITKEGATSEQKAQLIRGATDLLVEILGKNPATTVVVIDELDTDNWGVAGETITLRRQKGN from the coding sequence ATGCCGTATGTGAACATAAAAATCACCAAAGAAGGCGCAACCTCTGAACAAAAGGCCCAGTTGATCAGAGGGGCCACCGATTTACTCGTGGAAATCCTCGGCAAAAACCCGGCAACAACAGTCGTTGTTATTGATGAGTTAGATACTGATAATTGGGGAGTTGCCGGAGAAACGATCACGCTTCGACGTCAGAAAGGAAATTAA
- a CDS encoding YbfB/YjiJ family MFS transporter gives MQTNFTPHRQRARRDWDALCILLEGILGMIIAMGIGRFSFTPILPLMQRDLGISNSIAGWLAGFNYLGYLAGAVLCFIVPRLMRTRYVTISSLFLSIATTVTMGLTLSVFFWGILRLISGIVSAILFITISAEVGEALSRRGYSHWLGSLYGGVGAGIALSGFTIPWLDRIGQWDGAWIGMGVLAAILVIFGSTITTRKTADFKFTPEQKHQSQSLRILWPLIVAYFFEGLGYIVTATFIVAIVAMTPGLEDYAAYVWVVVGIAAVPSTVVWPLLSRRIGNKNCLLAAYALQFSGILVSMYADTVIEITFTAITFGGTFLGIVALTLAEGSFRMKHDGRKSAAILTASFGVGQILGPILAGFLADLQESFALPLILASTCIMIGWIFTLIDRNFISQ, from the coding sequence ATGCAAACAAATTTCACCCCACACAGACAAAGAGCAAGAAGAGATTGGGATGCTCTCTGCATTCTTCTCGAGGGCATCCTCGGGATGATCATCGCCATGGGTATCGGCCGTTTTTCCTTCACCCCTATTCTGCCACTCATGCAACGCGATCTTGGCATAAGCAACAGCATAGCGGGATGGCTCGCGGGGTTTAATTATCTTGGCTATCTGGCGGGAGCTGTTTTGTGTTTTATCGTGCCCCGGTTGATGCGCACTCGTTACGTCACTATAAGCTCCCTGTTCCTCAGCATTGCCACAACGGTAACCATGGGCTTAACCCTGTCTGTTTTTTTCTGGGGAATCCTGCGTTTGATCAGCGGTATCGTCAGCGCGATACTTTTTATCACGATCTCTGCTGAAGTTGGAGAAGCTCTTAGCAGACGGGGATATAGCCACTGGCTGGGATCTTTATATGGCGGTGTCGGTGCGGGCATCGCATTAAGCGGCTTCACAATTCCCTGGCTGGACAGGATTGGGCAATGGGATGGTGCTTGGATAGGCATGGGTGTGCTGGCTGCGATTTTGGTCATATTCGGGAGCACAATCACAACAAGAAAGACAGCTGACTTCAAATTTACGCCGGAGCAGAAGCATCAATCACAAAGCCTGCGGATCCTATGGCCATTGATTGTTGCCTATTTCTTTGAGGGGCTTGGCTATATCGTTACGGCAACATTTATCGTAGCCATTGTCGCTATGACTCCGGGATTGGAAGATTATGCCGCGTATGTTTGGGTTGTTGTTGGAATTGCAGCTGTTCCATCTACGGTTGTTTGGCCTCTTCTTTCACGACGTATTGGTAATAAAAATTGCCTATTAGCAGCTTATGCTCTTCAATTTTCCGGGATTCTTGTCAGCATGTATGCCGACACCGTTATTGAAATAACCTTTACCGCGATTACATTCGGCGGAACCTTTCTGGGAATCGTCGCCCTGACTTTAGCAGAGGGTAGTTTTCGGATGAAGCATGATGGGAGAAAATCTGCCGCTATCTTGACAGCAAGCTTTGGAGTCGGCCAGATCCTCGGTCCTATCCTGGCCGGTTTTCTTGCAGACCTACAAGAGAGTTTTGCTCTGCCGCTGATCTTGGCTTCAACCTGCATCATGATTGGATGGATATTTACCCTCATTGACCGAAATTTTATTTCACAATAA
- a CDS encoding LysR family transcriptional regulator: protein MEIRDLKIFISVAQNSSISKAAEELHYVQSNVTARIKLLEEQLKAELFYRKSKGVELTASGYLLLDYAQRIVQLSKEAENVIADQEEPRGKLSIGSMETTAAVRLPSLLATYHRAYPHVELNLVTGPSADSIQRLLNFKVDGVFVAGSINRDLFIVEKAFEEELVLVTPLGIEDLRQVKNLTILVFRAGCSYRAQLVRWLQESGKLPYRILEFGSIEGILGCVAAGMGISFLPRSVVETKQPQKNYSWHSISGEFGSMTTWFVRRHNEKISKAMLVFRDLVMNRP, encoded by the coding sequence ATGGAAATCAGGGACCTGAAGATATTTATATCCGTAGCACAAAATAGCAGTATCTCTAAAGCCGCTGAGGAATTGCACTATGTTCAGTCAAACGTAACGGCTCGCATTAAACTTTTGGAGGAACAGCTCAAAGCAGAACTTTTCTATCGCAAGAGTAAAGGGGTTGAACTGACAGCCTCGGGCTATTTGTTGCTCGATTATGCTCAACGGATTGTCCAGCTTTCTAAAGAGGCTGAGAATGTTATCGCCGACCAGGAGGAACCACGGGGAAAGCTTTCAATAGGGTCTATGGAAACTACGGCTGCTGTTCGTCTGCCATCACTTCTGGCGACCTATCATCGCGCCTATCCTCACGTCGAACTGAACCTGGTAACAGGACCCTCCGCAGATTCGATTCAGCGGTTGTTGAACTTCAAGGTGGATGGTGTTTTCGTTGCCGGTAGTATTAATCGGGATCTTTTTATCGTTGAAAAGGCTTTTGAAGAAGAACTGGTTCTCGTGACACCACTTGGCATAGAAGATCTTCGGCAGGTGAAGAATCTAACAATCCTGGTGTTCCGGGCGGGGTGTTCTTATCGGGCACAACTCGTCCGTTGGCTTCAGGAATCGGGAAAGCTGCCGTATCGGATCCTGGAGTTCGGTTCGATAGAGGGAATTCTCGGGTGCGTCGCTGCAGGGATGGGTATCAGCTTTTTGCCCCGATCAGTTGTTGAAACAAAGCAGCCTCAGAAAAACTATTCATGGCATTCTATCTCCGGAGAATTTGGAAGCATGACAACCTGGTTTGTCAGACGGCATAATGAGAAAATCAGTAAGGCGATGCTGGTGTTCAGGGATTTGGTTATGAATCGTCCATAG
- a CDS encoding cupin domain-containing protein has translation MNKINLDDKFSQIEEYWQPKVVGELNGQYVKLAKLNGEFLWHKHDDEDELFMVIKGELLIKLRDRDIVLNDGEFFIIPRGVEHLPIAKKEVHVMLFEPKSVINTGDVKNERTHDTVEFL, from the coding sequence ATGAATAAAATCAATCTTGACGATAAATTTTCACAAATTGAAGAATATTGGCAGCCCAAAGTTGTTGGCGAGTTGAACGGGCAATATGTCAAACTCGCAAAACTGAATGGGGAGTTTCTCTGGCATAAGCATGATGACGAAGACGAGCTTTTCATGGTTATTAAAGGCGAGTTGCTGATTAAATTACGTGATCGAGATATCGTTTTGAATGACGGAGAATTCTTTATTATCCCTCGCGGAGTTGAACATCTCCCGATAGCGAAAAAAGAAGTTCATGTCATGCTGTTCGAACCTAAATCCGTGATTAATACCGGTGATGTAAAAAATGAGAGAACCCACGATACTGTTGAATTTCTCTAG
- a CDS encoding LysE family translocator, which produces MNLFSTLTFAIAMLILAASPGPGVFATVSRSLSSGFRPALTVITGIILGDIIFLLFAIFGLAFLAQTLGHFFNIVKLLGGGYLIWQGIKIFRSDAGLTDANAKAATSKAGNFIAGLFITLGNPKVILFYCGFLPTFVSLTELTLSDIFIIIAVITTVLAAVLGSYAWLASSARKLLKTPHQVKRLNRVAGGIMATTGIIIASRS; this is translated from the coding sequence ATGAATCTTTTTTCTACTCTGACCTTTGCTATAGCGATGCTGATTCTGGCAGCCAGCCCCGGTCCAGGAGTTTTTGCAACCGTATCGCGCTCTCTTTCTTCTGGCTTTCGTCCTGCACTGACGGTTATCACCGGAATTATTCTTGGAGATATTATTTTTCTATTATTCGCAATTTTCGGGCTGGCATTTCTGGCGCAAACGCTGGGACATTTTTTTAACATCGTTAAACTTCTCGGTGGTGGATACCTGATCTGGCAAGGGATAAAAATATTCCGTAGCGACGCAGGCCTGACAGATGCAAATGCGAAAGCAGCAACATCCAAAGCCGGAAATTTCATTGCCGGGCTGTTCATCACTCTGGGAAATCCGAAAGTTATTCTTTTCTACTGTGGCTTTCTACCAACATTTGTGTCTCTTACAGAGCTGACTTTGAGTGATATTTTCATCATTATAGCAGTTATCACCACCGTGCTGGCTGCCGTTCTAGGCAGCTACGCCTGGCTTGCAAGCTCTGCCCGGAAGCTTCTTAAAACACCGCACCAGGTGAAACGGCTCAATCGTGTTGCCGGAGGAATTATGGCAACAACAGGAATCATCATTGCCAGTCGTTCATAA
- a CDS encoding acyl-CoA thioesterase, translating to MPKIFSYTFTIPAEANDENGHVNNVAYVQWMQDVATMHSDVQGCTRELYRRLNSSWIARSHKIDYLKPAFAGEEIEIQTWVCNLKRASSLRRYCFFNTKDRSVLARAETDWVYVKTDSGRPCKIDAQVSEAFILVPPEEEP from the coding sequence ATGCCGAAGATTTTTAGTTACACATTTACCATCCCCGCTGAAGCCAACGATGAAAACGGTCATGTCAATAATGTTGCCTATGTGCAATGGATGCAGGATGTCGCCACGATGCACTCAGATGTCCAGGGTTGTACTCGGGAGCTCTATCGCCGCCTTAACAGTAGCTGGATTGCCCGTTCTCACAAGATTGATTACTTAAAGCCTGCATTTGCCGGGGAAGAAATTGAGATACAGACCTGGGTCTGCAACTTGAAACGTGCCAGTTCTCTACGACGCTATTGTTTTTTTAATACCAAAGATCGCTCGGTATTGGCTCGAGCAGAGACAGATTGGGTTTACGTCAAAACTGACAGCGGCCGTCCCTGCAAAATTGACGCGCAAGTGTCTGAAGCATTTATTCTTGTCCCTCCGGAAGAGGAACCATGA
- a CDS encoding cupin domain-containing protein, whose translation MMFQKQSEQGYNAVVDKIRMKTLTYGEKTLMVEFQMEKGALLPRHSHPHEQTGYLVSGRMELTIDAETYQVKPGDSWCIAGNIEHNAVILEDTIAIEVFSPVRTDYLPLKA comes from the coding sequence ATGATGTTCCAGAAGCAATCAGAACAAGGCTACAATGCTGTTGTCGACAAGATCAGGATGAAAACCCTCACCTATGGTGAAAAGACATTGATGGTGGAGTTCCAGATGGAGAAGGGAGCCCTGCTCCCTCGCCACAGTCATCCCCATGAGCAAACGGGATATCTCGTATCAGGCAGAATGGAGTTAACCATTGATGCTGAGACATATCAGGTGAAACCAGGAGATAGCTGGTGTATCGCCGGAAATATTGAGCACAATGCCGTGATTCTGGAGGATACAATTGCAATTGAAGTTTTCTCTCCTGTTCGCACCGACTACCTGCCTCTTAAGGCATAA